The following are encoded in a window of Methylocystis rosea genomic DNA:
- a CDS encoding glutamate--cysteine ligase yields MARDVSDTTPITSRNMLVEWLEAGSKTSGAPLLIGTEHEKIPFYAADDSPVPYEGAGGRGGVRALLEGLRDTLGWAPILDRDTLIGLYQSDGGGAISLEPGGQFELSGAPLADVHATHDELDAHFAALAPVARALGVRFLDLGASPKWSRAETPTMPKQRYAIMQAYMPKVGALGLDMMFRTATVQVNIDFVDEADMVQKTRVGLALQPLITAMFANSPFLDGKPTGRLSQRSYIWLDTDPDRTGMLPFAFEKGFGFERYVDYALDVPMYFVKRGDVYHDVAGASFRDLMEGRLQQLPGERATMSDWANHLSTIFPEVRLKTYLEMRGADAGPRAHFTALPALCAGLFYDSAALDQARELTKGWSAAARQALRADVPGLALDARIEGRSLRDVGRDVLALAKGGLRQRARLDAKGRDESVFLAPLEAIIEDGRTLAQRRLDAYYGGWGQSIDAAFTDCVLPQ; encoded by the coding sequence ATGGCCCGCGACGTATCCGACACGACGCCGATCACGTCGCGCAACATGTTGGTCGAATGGCTCGAAGCCGGCTCCAAGACGAGCGGCGCGCCGCTGCTTATCGGCACGGAGCACGAGAAGATCCCCTTCTATGCGGCCGACGATTCGCCGGTCCCCTATGAGGGCGCCGGCGGCCGGGGCGGCGTGCGCGCGCTGCTTGAGGGCTTGCGCGACACGCTCGGCTGGGCGCCCATCCTCGACCGGGATACGCTGATCGGCCTCTACCAGTCCGATGGCGGCGGCGCGATTTCGCTCGAGCCCGGCGGACAATTCGAACTCTCCGGGGCGCCGCTGGCCGACGTTCACGCCACGCATGACGAGCTTGACGCGCATTTCGCGGCCCTTGCGCCCGTGGCCCGCGCGCTTGGCGTGCGCTTCCTCGATCTGGGCGCAAGCCCCAAATGGTCGCGCGCGGAAACGCCGACCATGCCCAAGCAACGCTACGCCATCATGCAAGCCTACATGCCGAAAGTCGGCGCGCTCGGGCTCGATATGATGTTTCGCACCGCAACCGTGCAGGTCAACATCGACTTCGTCGACGAAGCCGACATGGTTCAAAAAACGCGTGTCGGCCTCGCTTTACAGCCGCTCATCACCGCGATGTTCGCCAACTCGCCATTTCTCGACGGCAAACCGACCGGCCGGTTGTCGCAACGGTCCTATATTTGGCTCGACACAGATCCTGACCGAACCGGCATGCTGCCCTTCGCCTTCGAGAAGGGATTCGGATTCGAACGCTACGTCGACTATGCGCTCGACGTGCCGATGTATTTCGTCAAACGCGGCGACGTCTATCACGACGTGGCGGGAGCGAGCTTTCGGGACTTGATGGAGGGCCGGCTTCAGCAGCTGCCTGGCGAGCGCGCCACAATGTCCGACTGGGCCAATCACCTCTCGACGATCTTTCCGGAGGTGAGGTTAAAGACCTATCTCGAAATGCGCGGCGCGGACGCAGGGCCTCGCGCCCATTTCACCGCCCTTCCCGCGCTTTGCGCCGGTCTCTTCTATGACTCCGCCGCGCTCGATCAGGCGCGCGAACTGACGAAGGGGTGGAGCGCCGCCGCGCGTCAGGCGCTACGCGCGGATGTGCCCGGTCTGGCGCTCGATGCGAGGATCGAGGGCCGTAGCTTGCGCGACGTTGGGCGCGACGTTCTCGCGCTGGCGAAAGGCGGCTTGCGCCAACGCGCCCGCCTCGACGCCAAAGGGCGCGACGAAAGCGTTTTTCTCGCGCCCCTGGAAGCGATTATCGAAGACGGACGCACTTTGGCCCAGCGGCGCTTGGACGCCTATTACGGCGGGTGGGGACAGTCGATCGACGCCGCCTTCACCGATTGCGTGCTTCCGCAATAG
- the rnhA gene encoding ribonuclease HI, with translation MTRGVEIWTDGACSGNPGPGGWGAILRFGDREKEINGGEPLTTNNRMELMAAIVALETLTRACAVDLHTDSQYLRSGVTSWIAGWKARGWRTADRKPVKNVDLWQRLEAAAERHDVDWHWVKGHSGHDMNERADELARAGMAPFLPGRPPASARFSSK, from the coding sequence ATGACGCGCGGCGTCGAGATCTGGACGGATGGCGCCTGCTCGGGAAATCCGGGGCCGGGCGGTTGGGGCGCGATTCTCCGCTTTGGCGATCGCGAAAAAGAGATCAACGGCGGCGAGCCGCTCACCACCAATAATCGCATGGAGCTGATGGCGGCGATCGTGGCGCTTGAGACTCTGACTCGTGCTTGCGCGGTGGACCTCCATACCGATTCGCAATATTTGCGCAGCGGAGTCACTTCATGGATCGCCGGCTGGAAAGCGCGCGGCTGGCGCACCGCCGACCGAAAGCCGGTTAAGAACGTCGATCTGTGGCAAAGGCTGGAAGCGGCGGCGGAGCGCCATGACGTTGACTGGCATTGGGTCAAAGGCCATTCGGGCCATGACATGAACGAGCGCGCCGACGAATTGGCGCGCGCCGGCATGGCGCCTTTTCTCCCCGGCAGGCCGCCTGCAAGCGCACGCTTTTCATCAAAATAG
- a CDS encoding 16S rRNA (uracil(1498)-N(3))-methyltransferase: MSAYDFSAQRLFVRDDLAPDVELAPSAEAANYLLNVLRMREGAAIHVFNGRDGEFRATLANVSRRSARLRVGERLRPQTERADLDYCFAPLKQARLDYMAQKATEMGAGRLLPVMTRRTQVRRLNSGRLESNVIEAAEQCGVLAVPEVAAAVELPDFIARWPASRLLVFCDERAALANPLDALKGRTAREGVSVLIGPEGGFDDAERAAIAGLPNVARLSLGPRVLRADTAAVAALAIVQAAIGDWVAAAAV; the protein is encoded by the coding sequence GTGTCAGCTTACGATTTTTCTGCGCAGCGCTTGTTCGTTCGTGACGATCTCGCGCCGGATGTCGAACTCGCGCCTTCAGCTGAGGCGGCGAACTATCTGCTCAATGTCCTGCGCATGCGGGAGGGCGCCGCGATCCATGTCTTCAACGGCCGCGACGGCGAATTTCGCGCGACGCTCGCGAATGTCTCGCGACGTTCCGCAAGATTACGCGTCGGCGAGCGGCTACGCCCCCAGACCGAACGCGCCGACCTCGATTATTGTTTCGCTCCTCTAAAGCAGGCGCGGCTCGACTACATGGCGCAGAAGGCCACTGAGATGGGCGCCGGCCGTCTCCTGCCGGTGATGACGCGCCGAACGCAGGTGCGCCGGCTCAATTCGGGGCGGCTCGAGTCCAATGTCATCGAGGCCGCCGAGCAATGCGGCGTGCTGGCCGTGCCCGAAGTCGCAGCCGCCGTCGAACTCCCTGATTTTATAGCCCGTTGGCCGGCGAGTCGGCTCCTCGTGTTTTGTGACGAACGCGCCGCGCTCGCCAATCCGCTGGACGCGCTTAAGGGCCGCACGGCGCGAGAGGGCGTGAGCGTGCTCATTGGACCAGAAGGCGGCTTCGATGACGCCGAACGCGCCGCCATCGCCGGTCTGCCGAACGTCGCGCGGCTTTCGCTCGGACCGCGCGTGTTGCGCGCGGACACCGCCGCCGTCGCGGCTCTGGCGATCGTCCAGGCCGCAATCGGCGATTGGGTCGCGGCGGCCGCCGTCTAA
- the ispH gene encoding 4-hydroxy-3-methylbut-2-enyl diphosphate reductase — protein MNVHPRPTKPPLKILLCSPRGFCAGVVRAIDAVERALAKFGPPVYVRHEIVHNRYVVESLKAKGAVFVEELDEIPNTNAPVIFSAHGVAKAVSAAAAGRGLLAIDATCPLVTKVHREAEIHWRRGRRVLLVGHSGHPEVVGTMGQLPEGAVVLVESVEDIGRLKLDDETNLAYVTQTTLSLDDSQEIVSALMRRFPKIMGPHKEDICYATTNRQAAVKEVAPHVEAVIVVGSPNSSNSQRLREVAERAGAPAQLVQGRGEIDWEIFGNISSLGITAGASAPEVLVEEIMDAFAERYDIVVETISSADENVSFPLPKELRAIA, from the coding sequence ATGAACGTTCACCCCCGGCCGACCAAGCCGCCGCTTAAGATACTGCTTTGCTCGCCGCGCGGATTTTGCGCCGGCGTCGTGCGCGCAATCGACGCCGTCGAGCGGGCGCTGGCCAAGTTTGGGCCGCCCGTTTATGTGCGCCATGAGATCGTTCACAATCGCTACGTCGTCGAATCGCTGAAGGCGAAGGGCGCGGTTTTCGTCGAGGAGCTCGACGAAATTCCAAACACGAACGCGCCGGTGATCTTCTCGGCGCATGGGGTCGCCAAAGCAGTTTCGGCTGCAGCGGCGGGACGCGGACTCCTCGCCATCGACGCGACCTGTCCGCTCGTCACCAAAGTGCATCGAGAGGCGGAAATTCACTGGCGGCGCGGCCGCCGGGTGTTGCTCGTTGGACATTCCGGCCATCCTGAGGTCGTGGGCACCATGGGACAGCTGCCGGAAGGGGCGGTGGTGCTGGTCGAATCCGTGGAGGACATTGGGCGGCTCAAACTCGATGACGAAACGAATCTGGCGTATGTGACGCAAACGACGCTCTCGCTCGACGACTCGCAGGAGATCGTCAGCGCGCTGATGCGGCGCTTTCCAAAGATCATGGGCCCGCACAAGGAAGACATCTGCTATGCGACGACGAATCGCCAGGCTGCGGTGAAGGAGGTCGCTCCGCATGTCGAGGCCGTGATCGTCGTCGGCTCGCCCAATTCGTCAAACTCGCAGCGGCTGCGCGAGGTGGCCGAGCGCGCTGGCGCGCCGGCGCAGCTCGTGCAAGGCCGGGGTGAGATCGACTGGGAGATTTTTGGCAACATATCGTCGCTCGGCATTACCGCCGGCGCGTCCGCGCCCGAAGTTCTGGTTGAGGAGATCATGGACGCATTTGCCGAACGCTATGACATTGTCGTCGAGACCATCTCCAGCGCCGACGAGAACGTGTCCTTCCCTCTGCCCAAGGAGCTGCGGGCGATCGCCTGA
- the thrB gene encoding homoserine kinase: MAVYTLVDDEELIAFLATYDLGPLLSCKGIAEGVENSNYYLHTGGGSFILTLYEKRVAEADLPFFLNLMEHLAARGVTCPLPVKNRAGLALGRLAGRPAVIVTFLDGYSIHHPETAHCAALGATLAQLHLAGADFAQRRRNALSIEGWRPLFSTCASRAEEVATGLGALVDAELDHLERNWPRDLPSGVIHADLFPDNVFFLGERISGLIDFYFACTDAYAYDLAICLNAWCFDAELRYQPDKGAALLDAYRRLRPLSAAEIAAFPTLVRGAALRFLLTRYVDWLNVPAGALVRPKDPREYLAKLRFHQSVPDARAYGLGS, encoded by the coding sequence ATGGCCGTCTACACGCTGGTTGACGACGAGGAGCTGATCGCGTTCCTCGCGACGTACGATCTCGGGCCGCTGCTCTCCTGCAAAGGCATCGCCGAGGGCGTCGAAAACTCCAACTATTATCTCCATACCGGAGGCGGCAGCTTCATCCTCACGCTTTACGAGAAGCGCGTCGCGGAAGCCGATTTGCCCTTCTTCCTGAACCTCATGGAACATCTCGCGGCGCGGGGCGTGACCTGCCCGCTGCCGGTAAAGAACCGCGCCGGGCTTGCGCTGGGGCGCCTGGCCGGCCGACCTGCGGTCATCGTCACTTTTCTGGACGGCTATTCGATCCACCACCCGGAGACGGCGCACTGCGCCGCGCTCGGTGCGACTCTCGCGCAACTGCACCTCGCCGGCGCCGATTTCGCGCAGCGGCGCCGCAACGCGCTTTCCATCGAGGGATGGCGGCCGCTTTTTTCGACGTGCGCGTCGCGCGCGGAAGAGGTCGCGACCGGATTGGGCGCGCTCGTCGACGCGGAACTCGATCATCTAGAGCGCAACTGGCCGCGGGATCTGCCGAGCGGCGTCATTCACGCCGATCTCTTCCCCGACAATGTTTTCTTTCTCGGCGAGCGCATCTCAGGCCTGATCGACTTCTATTTCGCCTGTACCGACGCTTATGCCTACGATCTGGCGATCTGCCTCAACGCCTGGTGCTTTGACGCCGAACTCCGCTATCAACCGGACAAGGGCGCCGCGCTGCTCGACGCTTACCGGCGGCTCCGGCCGCTTTCAGCCGCCGAGATCGCGGCCTTTCCCACGCTCGTACGCGGCGCCGCGCTGCGTTTTCTGCTCACCCGCTACGTCGACTGGCTCAATGTGCCGGCAGGCGCGCTGGTGCGTCCCAAGGATCCCCGCGAATATCTCGCCAAGCTTCGGTTTCACCAATCCGTCCCTGACGCGCGTGCTTATGGCCTCGGCTCATGA
- a CDS encoding OmpA family protein, with translation MHLPKKWWIGLPVLFGLAYFAQDALTPRLEDDLRAAILSRVARSPDAIDRPEVRVAGRDVVLAGISLSPDVKARLLTALGVETPARRIIDATQPLSRATPFVLRLERRGGKAIISGNVPPAGARERLRAEIAALGLEVSDSAAYADGAPQSFPDLASFAVRRLAELDPASTTMTDATLAVSGEARSAADYDKALAALKASPFGASGVKVDVSPPRVSPYVFSAAARDGVISLSGHLPSDDLRKQVVAMAAAAGAGAAVSDAIQLGAGAPAGDFAGALAFAVGELGKLSQGKVAVSDGKIIIEGQGRQNILGETIRADAKARLPSGFEIARLDVMAGPITPYVFSAQRAGGEVTLTGYAPDEAVRNRLVETARRNFFDAKVVDRLVIAKGAPQNFAEATDHSLAALARLDEGKLAISDSNISLAGVARHQSARAEIAASFADALPQSFRGEAQLSTRIVGSPLVASQCGAALSELLAKSPIVFASDDSAIAAESAPLIDAIAATALRCPGAALEIAAHTDSLGIAEVNLGRSKRRAQAVVERLAKAGVDPFRISAVGYGGERPIASNDGDENRARNRRVEIIVK, from the coding sequence ATGCACCTTCCCAAAAAATGGTGGATTGGACTGCCGGTCCTTTTTGGACTGGCCTATTTTGCGCAGGACGCGTTGACGCCTCGTCTAGAGGACGATCTGCGCGCCGCGATCTTGTCGCGAGTCGCGCGGTCGCCTGACGCGATCGACAGGCCGGAGGTCCGCGTCGCGGGCCGTGATGTCGTTCTTGCCGGCATTTCGCTGTCGCCTGATGTGAAAGCTCGGCTTTTGACGGCGCTGGGCGTTGAAACGCCGGCGCGGCGTATCATCGACGCGACGCAGCCTCTCTCGCGCGCGACGCCCTTCGTGCTGAGACTCGAACGCCGCGGCGGCAAGGCCATAATCTCGGGCAACGTCCCGCCGGCGGGCGCGCGCGAAAGGTTGCGCGCGGAGATCGCCGCCTTAGGCCTGGAAGTGTCGGACTCCGCCGCCTACGCCGACGGCGCGCCGCAATCCTTCCCCGATCTCGCGTCCTTCGCCGTGCGCCGCCTCGCTGAACTCGATCCCGCATCGACGACGATGACCGACGCGACTCTGGCTGTTTCCGGCGAAGCGCGCAGCGCGGCCGATTACGACAAGGCGCTCGCCGCGCTCAAGGCGTCGCCGTTCGGCGCGAGCGGGGTAAAGGTCGACGTATCGCCGCCGCGTGTTTCTCCCTACGTGTTTTCAGCGGCCGCGCGTGATGGCGTCATCAGCCTCTCTGGCCACCTGCCCAGCGACGATCTGCGCAAACAGGTCGTCGCCATGGCGGCCGCGGCCGGCGCCGGCGCTGCGGTCAGCGATGCGATTCAGCTCGGCGCCGGCGCGCCGGCCGGAGACTTCGCCGGAGCGCTTGCGTTCGCGGTCGGCGAACTCGGCAAATTGTCGCAAGGCAAAGTCGCGGTATCCGATGGCAAGATCATCATCGAAGGGCAGGGGCGCCAGAACATATTGGGCGAGACGATCCGCGCCGACGCGAAAGCGCGGTTGCCTTCGGGATTTGAGATCGCGCGGCTCGACGTCATGGCGGGTCCGATAACGCCGTATGTTTTTAGCGCCCAGCGCGCCGGCGGAGAGGTTACGCTCACCGGCTATGCGCCAGATGAGGCTGTCCGTAATCGCCTCGTCGAAACAGCGCGCAGGAATTTCTTCGACGCGAAAGTCGTCGATCGGCTCGTCATCGCGAAAGGCGCGCCGCAGAACTTCGCGGAAGCGACGGATCATTCCCTTGCTGCGCTCGCGCGGCTCGACGAAGGCAAGCTCGCGATCAGCGACTCGAATATCTCGCTCGCCGGCGTCGCGCGTCATCAGAGCGCGCGCGCCGAGATCGCGGCGAGCTTCGCCGATGCGCTTCCGCAGAGTTTCCGCGGCGAGGCGCAGCTGTCGACTCGCATCGTCGGCTCTCCGCTTGTTGCAAGCCAATGTGGCGCGGCGCTCTCCGAGCTTCTCGCCAAATCGCCAATCGTCTTTGCGTCCGACGATTCAGCGATCGCCGCTGAATCCGCGCCTCTCATCGATGCGATCGCCGCGACGGCGCTGCGCTGCCCGGGCGCTGCTCTCGAAATCGCGGCGCACACCGATAGCCTCGGCATTGCCGAAGTGAATCTGGGGCGCAGCAAGCGTCGCGCGCAGGCGGTCGTCGAACGCTTGGCGAAGGCCGGAGTCGACCCGTTCAGAATAAGCGCCGTCGGCTATGGCGGCGAGCGCCCAATCGCTTCCAATGACGGTGACGAAAATCGCGCGCGCAATCGCCGCGTCGAAATCATCGTCAAGTAG
- the ubiA gene encoding 4-hydroxybenzoate octaprenyltransferase, which yields MSVRRSGDSAGTTALPDAIANHPLLRRAPPAFLPYVQLARLDRPIGWWLLLLPCWESSALASASMREGPNVWHLALFFIGAVAMRGAGSTYNDYVDREIDAKVERTRLRPLASGRATPAAAVRFLVAQCLVGLAVLLSFNGLTIALGLISPLIVLIYPFAKRFTSWPQAILGLAFAYGALLGWTARMGELGAPALFLYAAAISWTIGFDTIYALQDLRDDAIVGVRSTARLFGPRVQLAVGALYAVSAACAAFAVFLAGGGWLAYVGVIAYAAHLAWQTAQTRQDVAPITALRLFRSNRDAGLLLFAGFFAQSLAFLF from the coding sequence GTGAGCGTAAGGCGAAGCGGCGATTCGGCGGGGACGACCGCGCTGCCCGACGCTATCGCGAATCATCCGTTACTGCGCCGCGCGCCGCCAGCATTCCTGCCCTATGTCCAGCTTGCGCGCCTCGACCGGCCCATCGGCTGGTGGCTGCTGCTGCTTCCCTGCTGGGAATCGAGCGCGCTCGCCTCCGCGTCGATGCGCGAAGGCCCCAACGTCTGGCACTTGGCGCTCTTCTTTATCGGCGCTGTCGCCATGCGCGGCGCGGGCTCGACCTATAATGATTACGTTGATCGCGAGATCGACGCCAAAGTCGAGCGCACGCGTCTACGACCGCTCGCCAGCGGGCGCGCGACGCCTGCGGCGGCGGTGCGCTTCCTCGTCGCCCAATGCCTCGTCGGGCTCGCAGTGCTTTTGTCGTTCAACGGCCTCACGATCGCGCTTGGGCTGATATCTCCGCTGATCGTGCTGATTTATCCCTTCGCCAAGCGCTTCACGTCCTGGCCGCAGGCGATCCTCGGATTAGCCTTCGCCTATGGCGCGCTGCTCGGCTGGACGGCGCGCATGGGCGAACTCGGCGCGCCGGCGCTTTTTCTCTATGCGGCGGCGATCTCATGGACGATCGGCTTCGACACGATCTATGCGCTTCAAGATCTGCGTGACGACGCGATCGTCGGCGTGCGCTCCACGGCGAGATTGTTCGGTCCGCGCGTGCAATTGGCGGTCGGCGCGCTCTACGCCGTGTCCGCCGCATGCGCCGCCTTCGCCGTTTTTCTGGCGGGCGGCGGATGGCTCGCCTACGTCGGGGTCATCGCCTATGCGGCGCATCTCGCCTGGCAGACCGCGCAGACCCGACAAGATGTCGCGCCGATCACCGCGCTGCGCCTGTTCCGCTCAAATCGCGACGCGGGTCTGCTGCTGTTCGCAGGTTTTTTTGCGCAGAGCCTCGCCTTTCTTTTCTAG
- a CDS encoding ABC transporter permease encodes MSTQEGLPSVVPRPARRGALAQSWQRFVAMFVKEFIQLRRDRPTFAMIVGIPIIQLMLFGYAINTDPKHLPTAVLTGDDSPIARALIGALRATDYFNIKYVARGEADADKLILSNRVQFVIQIPPDFSRQLVRGEKPALLLIADATDPTATSGAVAAALGAANQALDRELTGPLASLAQNAPPYEIRVHRRYNPAGETRRNIVPGLIGTILTMTMLMYTAMSVTREIERGTMEALLAMPVRPVEIMLGKIAPYVVVGAVQMSTILIVASLLFQVPVVGSLFTLSVLTLLFIVANLSVGYTFSTVAVNQLQAMQMTFFFFLPSMLLSGFLFPFHGMPMWAQYTGEALPLTHYLRIVRSVMLKGSNFGDLAVDAGALAAFTLVAMSVAVMRFRQTLD; translated from the coding sequence GTGAGCACGCAGGAAGGCCTGCCGAGCGTCGTTCCCCGTCCGGCGCGACGCGGCGCGCTCGCCCAGTCCTGGCAGCGTTTCGTCGCGATGTTCGTCAAGGAATTCATTCAGCTTCGGCGCGACCGGCCGACCTTTGCGATGATCGTCGGCATTCCGATCATTCAGCTGATGCTCTTTGGATATGCGATCAACACCGATCCCAAACATCTGCCGACGGCCGTGCTGACGGGCGATGATAGTCCGATCGCGCGCGCGCTGATCGGCGCGTTGCGCGCCACCGATTATTTCAACATCAAATATGTCGCGCGCGGCGAGGCCGACGCCGACAAATTGATCCTCTCGAACAGGGTGCAATTCGTCATTCAAATTCCGCCCGATTTCTCTCGCCAGCTCGTCCGCGGCGAAAAACCGGCACTGCTTCTCATCGCCGACGCCACGGACCCGACGGCGACCTCGGGCGCGGTCGCCGCCGCGCTCGGCGCCGCGAATCAGGCGCTCGACCGTGAACTGACCGGACCGCTGGCGTCGCTTGCGCAGAATGCGCCGCCTTACGAGATCCGCGTGCATCGGCGCTACAATCCGGCTGGAGAGACGCGCCGCAATATCGTGCCCGGACTGATCGGCACGATTTTGACCATGACGATGCTGATGTATACGGCGATGTCGGTGACGCGCGAAATCGAGCGCGGAACGATGGAGGCCTTGCTCGCCATGCCGGTGCGCCCGGTCGAGATCATGCTCGGCAAGATCGCTCCTTATGTCGTCGTCGGCGCCGTGCAGATGTCGACGATCCTCATCGTCGCTTCCTTGTTGTTTCAGGTGCCGGTGGTCGGCTCGCTCTTTACGCTCAGCGTGCTGACTCTGCTTTTTATCGTCGCCAATCTGTCGGTGGGCTACACTTTCTCGACCGTCGCGGTAAATCAGCTGCAGGCGATGCAGATGACCTTCTTCTTTTTTCTGCCGAGCATGCTTCTGTCGGGCTTCCTTTTTCCTTTCCACGGGATGCCGATGTGGGCGCAATATACGGGTGAGGCGCTGCCGCTCACCCATTATCTGCGCATTGTGCGCTCGGTGATGTTGAAGGGCTCTAACTTCGGCGATCTCGCCGTTGACGCCGGCGCGCTTGCGGCCTTCACGCTTGTTGCGATGAGCGTCGCGGTGATGCGCTTCCGGCAGACGCTGGACTGA
- a CDS encoding ABC transporter ATP-binding protein gives MSVDSDIAIDVRGLTKFFGAKKVVDNFTLQVARGHIQGFLGPNGSGKTTTIRMLCGLLTPDSGEGRCLGYDIRRQQEEIKRYVGYMTQGFSLYRDLTIRENLEFVARVYGLEAPEDAAQGALERLGLVARADQLAGELSGGWKQRLALGACILPGPSLLLLDEPTAGVDPKARRDFWDEIHHLATQGLTVLVSTHYMDEAERCHRIAYIANGRLLASGTIPEIIASAILSTWVVTGEGLDPLSSQLKRQPGVDMVARFGSALHVGGRDEAAMERVAERYSAEGLHHWRRDEPSLEDVFIDLMTRAGADQ, from the coding sequence ATGAGCGTCGACAGCGACATCGCGATCGACGTGCGCGGGCTGACCAAATTCTTCGGCGCCAAAAAGGTCGTCGACAATTTCACGCTGCAGGTGGCGCGCGGTCACATCCAGGGCTTTCTCGGCCCGAACGGCAGCGGCAAGACGACGACGATCCGCATGCTCTGCGGCCTGCTGACGCCCGATTCGGGCGAGGGGAGGTGTCTTGGCTACGACATTCGCCGCCAGCAGGAGGAGATCAAGCGTTACGTCGGCTACATGACGCAGGGCTTTTCGCTTTATCGCGATCTCACTATTCGCGAAAATCTGGAATTTGTGGCGCGGGTTTACGGCCTCGAAGCGCCGGAGGATGCGGCTCAGGGCGCGCTGGAGCGGCTGGGGCTCGTCGCGCGCGCCGATCAGCTCGCCGGCGAACTGTCCGGCGGCTGGAAGCAGCGGCTGGCGCTTGGCGCGTGCATTCTGCCGGGCCCGTCGCTGCTCCTTCTCGACGAGCCGACCGCGGGCGTCGATCCCAAGGCGCGACGCGACTTCTGGGACGAGATCCATCATCTGGCGACGCAAGGCTTAACGGTGCTCGTCTCGACGCACTACATGGACGAAGCGGAGCGTTGTCACCGGATCGCCTATATCGCCAATGGGCGGCTGCTCGCTTCGGGCACGATTCCGGAGATCATCGCCAGCGCGATTCTCTCGACTTGGGTGGTGACGGGCGAGGGTCTCGATCCGCTCAGCAGCCAATTGAAACGTCAACCCGGCGTGGACATGGTTGCGCGCTTCGGCTCGGCGCTGCACGTCGGCGGGCGCGATGAAGCCGCGATGGAACGCGTCGCGGAGCGCTATAGCGCCGAAGGGCTTCATCATTGGAGACGCGACGAGCCGTCGCTCGAAGACGTGTTCATTGATTTGATGACGCGCGCTGGAGCCGACCAGTGA
- a CDS encoding DUF937 domain-containing protein, protein MSYLDEILQSAQGGQLVSNLAQRFGLSDEQMDRAIKALAPALEVGLSNAAEQPALFEKVLGDIASPLRVAAFEDPSAAQDVDSLAQSRQLLADLFGSPAAAGRVVQVASRESGLRPDILSQLLPVLVSVLIGGLFKNVSNRGLGGVLGQLVSSGALGSILEQMLGGGARTPQPEPAPTPRGGATGGGGLLGGLLGSILGSLLGGGRRTTPDSYGGPTNDAGGLGRGGPLDLDRGAGRSQGLPEDMDQASIQQAIEEIKKTLQIGRSGGGEKAGARSDFESILGQMFGKR, encoded by the coding sequence ATGTCCTATCTCGACGAGATTTTGCAGTCCGCGCAAGGCGGCCAGTTGGTCTCCAATCTGGCTCAGCGCTTCGGCCTCTCCGACGAACAGATGGACCGCGCCATCAAAGCCCTCGCTCCCGCGCTCGAAGTCGGCCTGAGCAACGCCGCCGAACAGCCGGCGCTGTTCGAAAAGGTTTTGGGCGATATCGCGTCCCCGCTGCGCGTGGCCGCCTTCGAAGACCCCAGCGCTGCGCAGGACGTGGACTCTCTGGCCCAGTCGCGACAGCTGCTCGCCGATCTCTTCGGCTCTCCGGCGGCCGCCGGGCGCGTCGTTCAGGTCGCCTCTCGCGAGTCGGGGCTGCGTCCGGATATTCTCTCGCAACTGCTGCCGGTGCTCGTCTCGGTGCTCATCGGCGGACTATTCAAAAATGTGAGCAACCGGGGCCTCGGCGGCGTTCTCGGCCAGCTCGTCAGCTCAGGCGCGCTCGGCTCCATTTTGGAGCAGATGCTCGGCGGCGGCGCGCGCACGCCGCAGCCCGAACCCGCGCCGACGCCTCGAGGCGGCGCAACAGGCGGCGGCGGCCTGCTTGGCGGCCTCTTGGGATCGATCCTGGGCTCTCTGCTCGGCGGCGGCCGCCGCACCACGCCGGATTCTTATGGCGGACCCACAAATGACGCCGGCGGCCTGGGCCGCGGCGGCCCGCTTGACCTCGACCGAGGCGCTGGGCGCTCTCAAGGCCTGCCCGAGGACATGGATCAGGCGTCGATTCAGCAGGCGATCGAAGAGATCAAGAAGACGCTGCAGATCGGACGCAGCGGCGGCGGCGAAAAAGCCGGCGCTCGCTCGGACTTCGAAAGCATTCTCGGCCAGATGTTCGGCAAGCGCTGA